The nucleotide sequence CTTTATTCCTTATCATTGGAGGACTAATTAAAAAAGCAGTTATTTCCGATTATATCTCTCTAAACTTTGTAGATAGAGTTTTCGATGCTCCCAACAGTTATACAGCTTTTGAGAACTTAATGGCAGTATATGGCTATTCTTTACAAATATATTGCGACTTCTCAGGCTATTCCGATATGGCTATAGGTTTAGCGCTACTAATGGGCTTCACTCTCCCTATAAACTTCCGTACTCCTTATCAGTCTAAAAATATCACTGAATTTTGGAGACGTTGGCACATTTCTTTATCTACTTGGCTAAAAGATTATCTTTACTTTTCAGTAGGAGGAAACCGCAAAGGTACTTTTTGGGGCTACTTCTTCCCAACCGTCTTTTTTGCTTCCACTTTGCTATGGGCATTTCATATGCAAGAAAAAACAATGTTGCCTCTTTACATTACCTTAGGAGCTATCTTTGTGTTTGTATTGGCTATACTTATCTCTAAAAACCGACAAAAATCAGTGCGTAGTCATTTCAACCAGATGACGACAATGCTCCTAGGTGGTTTATGGCACGGAGCTAATTTGCGTTTCATTATTTGGGGAGCATTACACGGTTTAGCTTTGGCTGTTCATAAAACCTTTACGGAGTTCTTTCCTAATAAGAATCCTGAGAAGAGAACTTTTTTTAAAGGTATCGCTAATATCATTTTTGTAGTGATTACTTTCCACTTTGTAGCTTTTTGCTGGATATTTTTTAGAGCCAAAGATTTCGATATCGCTTTAAGTGTAATCTACAATATCCAGTCTATAACTTATGATCTTCATCAATTTCAAGTTATTGCCAAGGGCTATCAAAATGTATTTTTGTTAATGGCAATAGGCTTTGTTTGGCACTTTTTTCCTACCAGTTTAAACGAATGGCTTAAAAAGGTATTTGGTGCAATGCCTATTCTCTTTAAAGCAATTATTTTGGCACTTACTTTTTGGGTGGTATATGCCACTGCT is from Capnocytophaga ochracea DSM 7271 and encodes:
- a CDS encoding MBOAT family O-acyltransferase, coding for MSIDALLQWFIDTFTTENISKWFVDNFSFTTEQVRQWFIYDPNHPLLFNSSLFLGLFLVFYLVYIITKKHAHFRTVYVTLFSLFFYYKAGGNFFVLLIISSLLNYFFAGQIYRRQNASLRKFFLAVSMVADLGILAYFKYTNFLIDSLNTLLQSNFALQDIILPIGISFYTFQTMSYTIDVYRREIEPAKSFLDFTFFVCFFPQLVAGPIVRAKDFIPQIYKKISLTKEETSFALFLIIGGLIKKAVISDYISLNFVDRVFDAPNSYTAFENLMAVYGYSLQIYCDFSGYSDMAIGLALLMGFTLPINFRTPYQSKNITEFWRRWHISLSTWLKDYLYFSVGGNRKGTFWGYFFPTVFFASTLLWAFHMQEKTMLPLYITLGAIFVFVLAILISKNRQKSVRSHFNQMTTMLLGGLWHGANLRFIIWGALHGLALAVHKTFTEFFPNKNPEKRTFFKGIANIIFVVITFHFVAFCWIFFRAKDFDIALSVIYNIQSITYDLHQFQVIAKGYQNVFLLMAIGFVWHFFPTSLNEWLKKVFGAMPILFKAIILALTFWVVYATASSGAQPFIYFQF